A genomic stretch from Bradyrhizobium quebecense includes:
- the tnpB gene encoding IS66 family insertion sequence element accessory protein TnpB (TnpB, as the term is used for proteins encoded by IS66 family insertion elements, is considered an accessory protein, since TnpC, encoded by a neighboring gene, is a DDE family transposase.) yields the protein MFRLGDDLQVYLHREPIDFRAGINSLAVLVQETMALDPFTPAVFAFCNRRCDRMKLLFFDRSGFVLVLKRLTEDRFRWPRRQEAIVTLTTEQLHWILDGIDIDAMVRHPVRQYQVAG from the coding sequence ATGTTTAGACTGGGCGATGACCTGCAGGTCTATCTGCACCGTGAGCCGATCGACTTCCGGGCTGGCATCAACAGCCTTGCGGTCCTGGTCCAGGAGACGATGGCGCTCGATCCATTCACTCCGGCGGTTTTTGCGTTCTGCAATCGCCGTTGCGACCGGATGAAGCTTCTGTTCTTCGATCGGTCCGGCTTTGTACTGGTCCTGAAGCGGCTGACCGAAGACAGGTTCCGATGGCCGCGCCGCCAGGAGGCGATCGTCACGCTGACGACGGAGCAATTGCACTGGATCCTTGACGGCATCGATATCGATGCGATGGTCCGCCATCCGGTGCGGCAATATCAGGTTGCCGGCTGA
- a CDS encoding nodulation protein NolB, whose translation MTPYIMMVGATPISPHSADCVSSACSPAATGEQAHFEQSLAQASSNEVVASSVSARAAVAPPVSEVQRASALASPPGDRVLHALSTMYRSHAVSPAVSGAPAPNGVQGGSAAQLLVQVDDVGAHAAVKPIGSDFDSMMVGLRDVYRDVVQVSLVSKSTSAVSSSLNKLLSAG comes from the coding sequence ATGACTCCTTATATTATGATGGTAGGCGCGACGCCGATCTCTCCCCATTCAGCTGACTGTGTTTCCAGTGCCTGCTCGCCGGCCGCCACTGGCGAGCAGGCCCACTTTGAGCAGTCCCTTGCGCAAGCGTCTTCCAATGAGGTCGTCGCCTCGTCAGTCTCAGCTAGAGCGGCAGTCGCTCCGCCGGTATCAGAGGTTCAGCGTGCGAGTGCGCTCGCAAGTCCGCCGGGCGATCGCGTCCTTCATGCACTTTCCACTATGTACCGGAGTCATGCCGTTTCTCCCGCAGTCAGCGGCGCGCCTGCTCCGAATGGCGTGCAGGGGGGGTCGGCTGCGCAGCTGCTTGTACAGGTGGATGATGTCGGCGCACATGCGGCGGTTAAGCCGATAGGTTCGGATTTCGATTCGATGATGGTTGGTCTGCGCGATGTCTACAGAGACGTCGTTCAGGTTTCACTTGTCTCCAAGAGCACCAGCGCCGTCAGTTCGTCGCTGAACAAGCTGCTATCGGCCGGCTGA
- a CDS encoding nodulation protein NolW: MLIRSTTVYILRRVLHVGVFVYLGSVSALGASLSLPSAPYSYTVLDQDLSAALQEFGNNHNIRVNVSAEVKGRIRGRMPDQPPREFLERLTNLYNLQWYYDGLVLYISAAQEAQSRLIVLNPISFDAFRTALDVLNISDERYIVKPAPGDGLVLASGPPRFIALVDQTLKGLVAEAQARRNPTAAEKPPLGSVLMLFRGSSSTVIRDGRPESHYSSEAQHQDGIAREAAGQK, encoded by the coding sequence ATGCTCATCCGATCCACAACGGTCTACATTTTGAGGAGAGTTCTCCATGTCGGAGTTTTTGTCTATCTGGGATCGGTAAGCGCGCTCGGCGCATCCCTCTCACTGCCGTCGGCTCCTTACAGCTACACGGTTCTGGATCAGGACCTTTCCGCCGCGCTGCAGGAGTTCGGCAACAATCACAATATCAGGGTCAATGTCAGCGCCGAGGTAAAGGGCCGGATTCGTGGGCGAATGCCGGACCAGCCACCGCGAGAGTTCCTCGAGCGCTTGACCAATCTGTACAATCTTCAATGGTATTACGACGGTCTCGTGCTTTACATATCCGCGGCTCAAGAGGCGCAAAGCCGTCTCATTGTGTTGAACCCGATCAGCTTCGATGCGTTCAGGACCGCGCTCGATGTGCTCAACATCTCCGATGAGCGCTATATCGTGAAGCCGGCTCCAGGAGATGGCCTCGTCCTGGCTTCGGGCCCGCCGCGCTTCATCGCGCTCGTGGACCAAACGCTCAAGGGCCTTGTGGCGGAGGCGCAGGCGCGGCGGAATCCAACCGCTGCCGAAAAGCCGCCACTGGGGTCGGTTTTGATGTTGTTTCGTGGCTCCTCGAGCACGGTCATTCGCGACGGACGACCTGAAAGCCACTATTCCTCAGAAGCGCAGCATCAGGACGGCATCGCGCGCGAAGCTGCAGGCCAGAAGTGA
- the tnpA gene encoding IS66-like element accessory protein TnpA, protein MSDDDQKLRVRLVGRNGRRRYEAASKERLVAACLEPGVSVSRLALEHGVNANLLRKWIKKHSATRSLPPSSRPAFIPVQLEGKSERDLSRKDSVATVDLPAYDEVRGSEPKGTPAFCSPAKVSVSLPNGVKLALECGDVDALTAIIGALGDV, encoded by the coding sequence ATGAGCGACGATGATCAGAAACTGCGGGTCAGGCTTGTCGGCCGGAACGGTCGCCGGCGCTACGAGGCGGCATCGAAAGAGCGTCTTGTCGCGGCCTGCCTTGAGCCTGGGGTTTCGGTATCGAGGCTTGCACTCGAACATGGGGTCAACGCGAACCTCCTTCGGAAGTGGATCAAGAAGCACAGCGCGACCAGGTCGCTGCCGCCGTCCTCACGCCCGGCGTTCATCCCGGTTCAGCTTGAGGGGAAGTCCGAGCGGGACCTGTCGCGAAAAGACAGCGTGGCGACGGTTGATTTGCCGGCTTACGATGAAGTGCGTGGTTCGGAACCCAAAGGGACTCCAGCTTTTTGTTCTCCGGCCAAAGTGAGCGTGTCGCTGCCGAATGGCGTGAAGCTCGCGCTGGAATGCGGCGATGTGGATGCATTGACGGCGATCATCGGAGCGCTGGGCGATGTTTAG
- a CDS encoding tetratricopeptide repeat protein, translated as MIESDRVQDVRTSAPDVSKSGDILLISGPERDLLCALSYVHLACGQSAQSLALLRIAAREHSQDVDLLRILAYTLISEGLGDEALEVLDQLDAVDAHPSSRVPLTLLRSQALREAGRMTEARDVFRRYVSLRGSTALIKQK; from the coding sequence ATGATCGAATCGGATCGAGTGCAGGATGTCCGCACCTCGGCCCCGGACGTTTCCAAGTCCGGCGATATCCTGCTGATCTCCGGGCCGGAGCGTGACCTGCTCTGCGCCCTCTCCTATGTCCACCTCGCGTGCGGGCAGAGCGCACAAAGTCTGGCCCTGCTACGAATCGCAGCCCGCGAACATTCCCAGGATGTCGATCTGCTCCGAATTCTGGCCTACACCCTCATCTCGGAGGGCCTTGGTGACGAAGCACTTGAGGTGCTCGATCAGCTGGACGCCGTTGATGCTCACCCGTCTTCACGCGTGCCTTTGACGCTCCTGCGCAGTCAAGCGCTGCGGGAGGCAGGCCGCATGACCGAGGCCCGCGATGTCTTCCGACGCTATGTGTCATTGCGCGGCAGCACCGCTCTCATCAAACAGAAATAG
- a CDS encoding ribonucleotide-diphosphate reductase subunit beta gives MSMIDLSSVDPRTLIGKGRVGLLDSMGSYDVDRYAWAYEFWKRQQQTHWMAEEVPLGNDLKDWASDRVTASERALLTQIFRFFTQSDIEVGDNYLKRYIPIFQPLTVQMMMAAFTNMETVHIDAYALLLKTLGMPKTEFEAFRSYAQMRAKADYMHEFGVDTVADVARTLAMFGAFTEGMALFASFAMLLNFPRHNKMNGMGQIVSWSVRDESLHCEGVIKLFHEWHRETGAVTRSVRDDIVDVARTMVKLEENFVDLAFGLGKIEGMRPEQIHAYVRYVADWRLTQLRIAPVFGFFKAEEDGFTQLKPHPLPWLVEILNGVEHANFFEQRATEYSKAASRGSWDGEAGVWAAFGRM, from the coding sequence ATGTCAATGATCGATCTCTCGTCTGTCGATCCGCGCACGCTGATCGGCAAGGGACGCGTTGGTCTCCTTGACTCGATGGGCAGCTATGACGTTGATCGCTACGCTTGGGCCTACGAGTTCTGGAAGCGTCAGCAGCAGACGCATTGGATGGCCGAGGAGGTGCCGCTCGGCAACGACCTCAAGGACTGGGCGTCGGACCGCGTCACCGCCAGCGAGCGCGCGCTGCTCACCCAGATCTTTCGCTTCTTTACTCAGTCGGACATCGAGGTCGGTGACAATTATCTCAAGCGATACATCCCGATTTTCCAGCCGCTCACCGTCCAGATGATGATGGCGGCCTTCACGAACATGGAGACGGTCCACATCGACGCCTATGCGCTGCTGCTCAAGACGCTCGGCATGCCCAAGACCGAGTTCGAGGCATTTCGCAGCTATGCGCAAATGCGCGCCAAGGCGGACTACATGCACGAGTTCGGCGTTGACACCGTGGCCGATGTCGCGCGCACCCTGGCTATGTTCGGCGCCTTTACCGAAGGCATGGCGTTGTTCGCGAGCTTCGCTATGCTGCTCAATTTTCCGCGCCACAACAAGATGAACGGCATGGGACAGATCGTAAGCTGGTCGGTGCGCGACGAGAGTCTCCACTGCGAGGGCGTCATCAAGCTGTTTCACGAATGGCACCGCGAGACCGGCGCCGTGACGCGCTCGGTCCGTGACGACATCGTCGATGTCGCCAGAACGATGGTAAAGCTGGAGGAGAACTTCGTCGATCTCGCCTTTGGCCTGGGCAAGATCGAGGGCATGCGTCCTGAGCAGATCCACGCCTACGTCCGTTATGTCGCCGACTGGCGACTGACCCAACTCCGGATTGCCCCGGTTTTCGGCTTCTTCAAGGCCGAGGAGGATGGGTTCACGCAGCTCAAGCCGCATCCGCTGCCTTGGCTCGTCGAGATTCTCAATGGCGTCGAGCACGCCAATTTCTTCGAGCAGCGCGCCACGGAGTACTCCAAGGCGGCGAGCCGAGGCAGCTGGGACGGCGAGGCCGGGGTGTGGGCGGCTTTCGGCCGTATGTAG
- the tnpC gene encoding IS66 family transposase translates to MNRTGDPSVEVLLARIAALQAENHQLADRVAKLEEELALARLHRFAPRSEKHVDRLFNEAEQASDEEDAGSETNNIAELPDTGLPPVENTMGKKRGRKPLPGNLPRERVEYDLSDDQKACPCCRGQMHRMGEAVTEQLHIEVKAKVLQNVRFKYACRHCDRTGIHAPVVTAPMPPQPLPGSVATPSTLAFALVHKYVDGTPLYRLAQAFERAGVPVSRGALGHWVIGSSEKHLHRIYDALKLRLRSQPLIHGDETTVQVLKEKDKRATSTSYMWAYRSGKGSHEPIVLLDYQPGRGQIHPQAFLGDYRGIVMSDGYTAWRTLEGATHIGCMAHSRRRFVDALKARKKGGGPPEQALRFFEQLYRVERRAWDGIPEKGETQAYCIRRFRQQHSVPILNALKVWLDDMAPKVLPDSKLGDAVSYTRNQWEYLTRYTGDGSMPIDNNLLERDIRVFATGRKSWLFSDTVDGAKASAVVYSLMLTCRASRVEPLAWLRHVLTELPQRAGDADITDLLPFNFHKAATA, encoded by the coding sequence ATGAATCGAACCGGCGATCCGAGTGTTGAAGTGCTGTTGGCACGCATTGCTGCGCTGCAGGCGGAGAACCATCAACTCGCCGACCGCGTCGCCAAGCTCGAGGAAGAACTGGCGCTGGCACGCCTGCATCGTTTTGCGCCGCGCAGCGAAAAGCATGTTGATCGTCTCTTCAATGAAGCCGAGCAGGCCTCCGATGAGGAGGACGCCGGCAGTGAAACGAACAATATCGCCGAACTTCCGGACACGGGCTTGCCACCCGTCGAAAACACAATGGGAAAGAAGCGCGGCCGCAAGCCGCTGCCGGGGAACCTGCCTCGTGAGCGCGTCGAGTATGACCTGTCCGACGATCAGAAGGCGTGTCCTTGCTGCCGTGGCCAGATGCATCGCATGGGCGAGGCTGTCACCGAGCAACTTCATATCGAGGTGAAGGCGAAGGTTTTACAGAATGTGCGCTTCAAATATGCGTGCCGCCATTGCGATCGCACCGGGATCCACGCCCCTGTCGTGACCGCGCCGATGCCGCCGCAACCATTGCCGGGCAGCGTTGCCACGCCCTCGACGCTGGCGTTCGCGCTGGTTCACAAATATGTCGATGGCACGCCGCTCTACCGCCTGGCGCAGGCCTTCGAACGTGCAGGTGTTCCTGTCAGCCGCGGCGCTTTGGGCCACTGGGTGATTGGCTCGAGCGAGAAGCATCTGCATCGCATCTACGACGCCCTGAAGCTGCGGCTCAGATCACAACCTCTCATCCATGGCGACGAGACAACGGTTCAGGTCCTCAAGGAGAAGGACAAACGGGCCACCAGCACATCGTACATGTGGGCTTATCGCAGCGGCAAGGGCAGCCACGAGCCGATCGTTCTTCTGGATTATCAGCCGGGCCGCGGCCAAATCCACCCGCAAGCCTTCCTCGGCGATTACCGTGGCATTGTAATGAGTGACGGCTATACCGCATGGCGCACGCTGGAAGGGGCCACCCACATTGGATGCATGGCCCACTCCCGGCGGCGCTTTGTCGATGCCCTCAAAGCCAGGAAGAAGGGCGGCGGTCCGCCCGAGCAAGCGCTGCGGTTCTTTGAACAGCTCTACCGGGTTGAAAGGCGGGCGTGGGACGGAATACCGGAGAAGGGTGAAACACAGGCCTACTGCATTCGCCGCTTCCGCCAGCAACATAGTGTCCCCATCCTCAATGCTCTCAAAGTATGGCTCGATGACATGGCCCCGAAGGTCTTGCCTGACAGCAAGCTCGGCGACGCCGTATCCTACACCCGAAACCAATGGGAATATCTGACGCGCTACACCGGGGACGGCAGCATGCCGATTGACAACAATCTTCTGGAGCGCGACATCAGGGTTTTTGCAACTGGCAGGAAGAGTTGGTTGTTCAGCGATACCGTGGACGGAGCCAAGGCCAGTGCCGTCGTCTATAGCCTGATGCTGACCTGCCGCGCCTCACGTGTCGAGCCGTTAGCGTGGTTGCGCCACGTCCTCACCGAATTGCCTCAGCGCGCCGGCGACGCCGATATTACAGACCTGCTGCCCTTCAACTTCCACAAAGCCGCCACTGCCTGA
- the sctV gene encoding type III secretion system export apparatus subunit SctV: MANALRKFILRAPAHPDFMVALMLLLAIGMMIMPIPIIVIDMLIGFNLGFAILLLMVALYLSTALDFSSLPGVILISTVFRLSLTIATTRLILAEGDAGSIIHTFGDFVISGNIAVGVVIFLIVTMVQFMVLAKGAERVAEVSARFTLDALPGKQMAIDAELRNNHIDQHEARRRRAALEQESQLHGAMDGAMKFVKGDAIAGLIVICINMLGGISIGLLSKGMSLDEALHQYTLLTIGDALISQIPALLLSITAATIVTRVNGPSKLRLGADIVNQLTASTQALRLAACVLLLMGLVPGFPLPPFVILAGLFAAASYVRVGAKSDKTAGKTSADAAASARALAQTQEQAVHAEALPIALFLAPDLTYLIDKNELEQCIARVSTLVSADLGITVPRIPAQVDQHLSKSQFRVDVDSVPVERDVIDPTQLALNDDVANIELSGIPFRQEPETNRVWIEEGHAAALKAAGIGYHRPSEILALRLHFTLTRYAQRLVGIQETRQLLGRMEQEYADLVKEVLRTTTVPRIAEVLRRLLDEGIPIRNTRLLLEALAEWSEREQNAVLLTEYVRATLKRQICFRYANAHRVVAAFIIERETEDIVRGAVRETAVGPYLVLDDWQSEKLLAQFRQIHSTIARSQSQPIILGSMDIRRFVRGFLTRNGIDLPVLSYQDLASDFTVQPIGSVKLPAAKDKAASSERGGLLTAPT, from the coding sequence ATGGCCAACGCCTTGCGTAAATTCATCCTGCGCGCGCCGGCTCATCCGGATTTTATGGTCGCGTTGATGCTGCTTCTGGCGATCGGCATGATGATCATGCCGATCCCGATCATCGTGATTGACATGCTGATCGGCTTCAATCTTGGCTTTGCCATATTGCTGCTGATGGTTGCCCTCTATCTCAGCACAGCGCTTGATTTTTCCTCGTTGCCCGGCGTCATCCTTATCTCGACGGTATTTCGTCTCTCGCTGACCATCGCAACCACGCGGCTTATTCTTGCGGAGGGTGACGCAGGCAGCATTATCCACACCTTTGGCGACTTCGTAATATCAGGGAATATCGCTGTCGGAGTCGTCATATTCCTGATCGTGACCATGGTGCAGTTCATGGTTCTTGCGAAAGGCGCCGAGCGCGTCGCAGAGGTTTCTGCGCGCTTCACGCTCGACGCGCTGCCGGGCAAACAGATGGCGATAGACGCGGAGCTGCGCAATAACCATATCGATCAACACGAAGCGCGTCGCCGGCGCGCGGCACTGGAGCAAGAGAGCCAACTTCATGGCGCCATGGATGGTGCCATGAAGTTTGTCAAGGGCGACGCGATCGCTGGCCTGATCGTCATCTGCATCAACATGCTGGGTGGGATCAGTATCGGCCTGCTGTCCAAGGGTATGTCGCTCGATGAGGCGCTGCACCAATATACGCTGCTGACAATAGGGGATGCGCTCATCTCGCAGATCCCGGCGCTGCTGCTGTCGATCACGGCCGCAACCATCGTCACGCGTGTGAACGGGCCTTCCAAGCTCAGACTTGGTGCCGATATTGTCAACCAACTCACGGCAAGCACACAAGCCCTTCGCTTAGCCGCTTGCGTCTTGCTCTTGATGGGACTCGTTCCCGGCTTCCCTTTGCCGCCGTTCGTCATTCTAGCTGGGCTCTTCGCTGCAGCGAGCTATGTCAGGGTTGGGGCGAAAAGCGACAAGACGGCAGGTAAGACAAGTGCAGATGCCGCCGCTTCCGCTCGGGCTCTAGCACAGACCCAGGAACAAGCTGTTCATGCGGAGGCACTTCCGATCGCGCTGTTCCTCGCGCCGGACCTGACGTATTTAATCGACAAGAACGAGCTGGAGCAGTGCATCGCGCGCGTTTCGACGCTGGTATCGGCGGATCTTGGCATAACGGTCCCGCGTATCCCGGCTCAGGTCGATCAGCATCTGTCCAAGTCGCAGTTCAGGGTAGATGTCGACAGCGTGCCGGTGGAACGGGATGTAATCGATCCGACGCAACTCGCGCTCAACGACGATGTGGCGAACATCGAATTGAGCGGCATCCCCTTTCGACAAGAGCCGGAGACGAATCGGGTCTGGATCGAAGAAGGTCATGCGGCCGCCCTCAAAGCCGCGGGAATCGGATATCATCGTCCGAGCGAAATTCTTGCCTTGCGTCTCCACTTCACATTGACACGCTATGCACAGCGCTTGGTAGGCATTCAAGAAACTCGCCAATTGCTTGGCCGAATGGAGCAGGAATACGCTGATCTGGTCAAGGAAGTGCTGCGTACGACCACCGTTCCTCGGATCGCCGAGGTCCTGCGCCGCCTACTCGATGAGGGCATTCCAATTCGCAACACCCGCCTACTGCTGGAAGCCCTGGCAGAATGGAGTGAACGCGAGCAAAATGCGGTCCTGCTCACCGAATATGTTCGTGCCACCTTGAAACGGCAGATCTGTTTTCGCTATGCCAATGCCCATCGGGTTGTGGCCGCCTTTATCATCGAGCGCGAGACCGAGGATATTGTCCGCGGCGCGGTGCGCGAAACCGCTGTCGGTCCATACCTCGTTTTGGACGATTGGCAGAGCGAGAAGCTGCTTGCACAATTCCGTCAGATCCATTCGACCATCGCTCGAAGTCAGAGCCAACCCATTATTCTCGGTTCGATGGATATCCGCCGTTTTGTACGAGGCTTTCTCACCCGCAACGGAATCGATTTGCCCGTTCTGTCCTATCAGGATCTCGCTTCGGATTTCACCGTCCAGCCGATTGGGTCCGTCAAGCTTCCGGCTGCCAAGGATAAGGCCGCTTCCTCGGAGCGTGGCGGGCTCCTTACCGCGCCGACTTAA
- a CDS encoding ribonucleoside-diphosphate reductase subunit alpha — protein sequence MPKPSDLTLDRSRDGLLTAFGKLTLTDRYLLVGESVQDMFARVSCAFADDVAHAQRLYDAMSRLWFMPATPVLSNGGTTRGLPISCFLNSVSDSLEGIVGTWDENVWLASNGGGIGTYWGNVRSIGEKVKGGVSSGVIPFIHVMDGLTLAISQGSLRRGSAAVYLDIQHPEIEEFLEIRKASGDFNRKSLNLHHGINLTDEFMRAVGAGTAFALRSPKTNEVVREIDARQLWQRILENRLQTGEPYLLFIDTVNRALPKHQRELGLKVSTSNLCSEITLPTGIDHRGEERTAVCCLSSLNLETWDQWNEEPGFIEDVMRFLDNVLTHFITTAPEGMKRARYAALRERSVGLGVMGFHSFLQANGIPMESGLAKSFNLKMFRKIRGDADAASVALARERGPCPDALERGVMERFSQKIAIAPTASISIICGGTSACIEPIPANIYTHKTLSGAISVRNPHLTRVLIAKGADTPVTWQSIIAQEGSVAHLDILSEHEKAVFRTAFEVDQRWIVELAGDRAAFICQSQSINLYLPAEVDKWDLHMLHWTAWKRGVKSLYYCRSKSISRAAFAGKIVDDDEAAPRQPPAQRTDYEECLACQ from the coding sequence TTGCCAAAGCCGTCCGATCTCACGCTCGATCGATCGCGCGACGGCCTGCTGACCGCGTTCGGCAAGCTAACGCTGACCGATCGTTATCTGCTCGTCGGCGAAAGCGTCCAGGACATGTTCGCGCGGGTGTCCTGTGCCTTCGCGGACGATGTTGCGCACGCCCAACGTCTCTATGACGCGATGTCTCGGCTGTGGTTCATGCCAGCCACGCCGGTGCTGTCCAATGGCGGCACCACGCGCGGCCTGCCAATCTCGTGCTTCCTTAACTCGGTGTCCGACTCGCTCGAAGGCATCGTTGGCACCTGGGACGAAAACGTGTGGCTTGCCTCCAACGGGGGCGGTATCGGCACGTACTGGGGCAATGTTCGCTCGATCGGAGAGAAGGTGAAGGGCGGCGTCAGCTCAGGCGTCATCCCGTTCATCCACGTCATGGACGGCCTGACGCTGGCGATCAGCCAGGGCTCGTTGCGGCGCGGCTCGGCGGCGGTCTATCTCGATATCCAGCATCCCGAGATCGAGGAGTTTCTCGAGATCCGCAAGGCGTCCGGCGACTTCAACCGCAAGAGCCTCAACCTGCATCACGGCATCAACCTCACCGACGAGTTCATGCGTGCCGTGGGCGCCGGCACCGCGTTCGCTCTGCGCAGCCCGAAGACGAACGAGGTCGTCCGCGAGATCGACGCGCGACAGCTATGGCAACGCATTCTTGAGAACCGGTTGCAGACAGGCGAGCCTTATCTCTTGTTCATCGACACTGTGAATCGCGCGCTTCCCAAGCACCAGCGCGAGCTCGGTCTCAAGGTCTCGACCTCCAACCTGTGCAGCGAGATTACGCTCCCGACCGGCATCGACCATCGCGGCGAGGAGCGCACCGCGGTGTGCTGTCTGTCATCGCTCAACCTCGAGACTTGGGACCAATGGAATGAGGAACCCGGCTTCATCGAGGACGTCATGCGCTTCCTCGACAACGTGCTCACCCACTTCATCACGACGGCGCCGGAGGGTATGAAGCGGGCCCGCTACGCCGCCCTGCGCGAGCGCTCCGTCGGACTTGGCGTCATGGGCTTCCACTCGTTCCTCCAGGCGAATGGCATTCCAATGGAGAGTGGCTTGGCGAAATCATTCAATCTAAAGATGTTTCGGAAGATCCGGGGTGATGCCGACGCGGCATCCGTCGCCCTTGCTCGCGAGCGTGGCCCGTGCCCGGACGCCCTGGAACGTGGCGTGATGGAGCGCTTCAGCCAGAAGATCGCGATCGCGCCGACTGCTTCGATCAGCATCATCTGCGGCGGCACCAGCGCATGCATCGAGCCGATCCCGGCCAACATCTACACCCACAAGACGTTGTCTGGTGCCATCTCGGTACGTAATCCTCATCTGACCAGGGTACTGATCGCCAAGGGCGCCGACACCCCGGTGACCTGGCAGTCGATCATTGCGCAGGAGGGTTCGGTCGCCCATCTCGACATTCTGTCGGAACACGAGAAAGCGGTGTTTCGCACCGCCTTCGAGGTCGACCAGCGCTGGATCGTCGAGCTTGCAGGCGACCGGGCCGCATTCATCTGCCAGAGTCAGTCAATCAACCTCTATCTGCCGGCCGAGGTCGATAAGTGGGATCTCCACATGCTGCACTGGACGGCGTGGAAGCGTGGGGTGAAGAGCCTTTATTACTGCCGTTCAAAATCGATCTCGCGCGCGGCGTTCGCCGGCAAGATCGTCGACGATGACGAGGCCGCGCCGCGGCAGCCGCCTGCGCAGCGCACCGATTATGAGGAGTGCCTCGCATGTCAATGA
- a CDS encoding DUF1521 domain-containing protein, giving the protein MAYLPVAGLPVVGALDSTVNGVGSDGVVASPAFGALLGQYAPTGAYQYLPAGAAVVVAPVVVTPVVAAPMYMMAPPPPPSMLLSQQSSGLEPSVDPVWTHEVKDGKATINLGDKYTITADEKDGTWTVRNNQTGHVTKIHGDPHVDADGDGKDDFDFKKDMTFQLDDGTKITVNNVDYGNGETISSKLTITNGHNAMVVEGLGDDKDGKNNLRVTQSNAGMTLDELTPDGAQAIHESGQGWVDGAGGVVNQASIDAGEQGRAPGSYQSASATPATATPVFFVPPPPPPLAMVPLAVAQAPAPSSQPAPSSQPAPVWSHEVKDGKATINLGDKYTITADEKDGTWTVRNNQTGHVSRIHGDPHVDANGDGKDDFDFKKGMTFQLDDGTKITVDTVDYGKGKTISSKLTITNGDNAMVVEGLGDDKDGKNNLKVTQSNAGRTLDQLTSDGAQTIHETTQGWVDNSGRKVTQAVINHNENPDAPPDFKTMMHESMFQRIFHRHAQPA; this is encoded by the coding sequence ATGGCGTATCTTCCCGTGGCCGGTCTCCCCGTGGTCGGCGCACTCGATTCGACGGTGAATGGAGTGGGGTCTGACGGGGTGGTTGCCAGCCCCGCTTTCGGCGCGCTGTTGGGGCAGTATGCCCCGACAGGTGCCTACCAGTACCTGCCGGCAGGTGCTGCCGTCGTTGTCGCTCCGGTGGTCGTCACTCCAGTTGTGGCTGCTCCCATGTACATGATGGCGCCGCCGCCTCCTCCTTCCATGCTGTTGAGCCAGCAAAGTTCGGGTTTGGAGCCTTCCGTCGATCCGGTATGGACGCATGAGGTCAAGGATGGTAAGGCCACGATCAACCTCGGCGACAAATATACGATCACGGCCGATGAGAAGGATGGCACCTGGACCGTTCGCAACAACCAGACCGGCCATGTCACGAAGATCCATGGCGATCCCCATGTTGACGCGGACGGGGATGGCAAGGATGACTTCGACTTCAAGAAAGATATGACCTTCCAGCTCGACGATGGGACCAAGATTACCGTCAATAATGTCGACTACGGTAATGGTGAGACCATCTCCTCAAAGTTGACCATTACGAACGGTCACAACGCGATGGTTGTGGAGGGGCTCGGCGACGACAAGGATGGCAAAAACAATCTGAGGGTGACCCAGTCCAATGCTGGCATGACTCTTGATGAGCTGACACCCGATGGTGCCCAGGCGATCCATGAGAGCGGCCAAGGCTGGGTCGATGGCGCCGGCGGCGTGGTGAATCAGGCGAGTATCGATGCCGGCGAACAGGGTCGCGCGCCGGGCAGCTACCAGTCTGCAAGCGCAACGCCTGCCACTGCAACACCCGTGTTCTTCGTTCCTCCTCCACCGCCACCTCTTGCGATGGTTCCGCTTGCCGTCGCTCAGGCGCCAGCGCCGTCCTCTCAGCCAGCGCCGTCATCTCAGCCAGCGCCAGTGTGGTCGCACGAGGTCAAGGACGGCAAGGCGACGATCAACCTTGGTGATAAGTATACGATCACAGCCGATGAGAAGGACGGCACCTGGACCGTTAGGAACAACCAGACCGGCCATGTCTCGAGGATCCACGGCGATCCTCACGTCGATGCTAATGGCGACGGCAAGGACGATTTCGACTTCAAGAAAGGTATGACCTTCCAGCTCGACGACGGCACGAAGATCACGGTGGACACGGTCGATTATGGCAAAGGAAAAACCATCTCCTCGAAGCTCACCATCACCAACGGCGACAATGCCATGGTTGTGGAGGGGCTCGGTGACGACAAGGATGGGAAGAACAATCTGAAGGTCACGCAGTCTAATGCTGGGCGGACGCTTGATCAGCTGACGTCCGATGGCGCTCAGACAATCCATGAGACAACTCAGGGGTGGGTTGACAACTCCGGACGAAAGGTGACGCAGGCGGTGATCAACCACAATGAGAACCCGGATGCGCCACCGGATTTCAAGACGATGATGCACGAGAGCATGTTCCAGCGCATTTTCCATCGCCATGCACAGCCGGCATGA